A region of Nostoc sp. C052 DNA encodes the following proteins:
- a CDS encoding DUF5895 domain-containing protein — MYNFEDSKFDAQLNFMPWAQIINPRFDDQGIKPYGLAIKMSNAQAVGLVPDETFECIEYSFSSGKEEVLISMKPRISVVSKGALYIKERETGVKVGLLRDNYDLFSSDKLRYKTYNRCVIFLFGSNGALLHEQPLQITLSGASGASFNKAYAAYDRGMLSGGFAYDLQTAYSSFREQKPSGKGQLFYAHGIFCPIFDCEEKVVGDNTFAIATVADYEHPTATNLSQYLIRNGTPESNIITENFEKHKDFGKETAIGAPSTRPMATVSSGFNQSYGDEDDDSIPWG; from the coding sequence ATGTATAATTTTGAAGACAGCAAGTTTGATGCCCAGCTTAATTTTATGCCTTGGGCACAAATTATCAATCCTCGATTTGACGATCAGGGAATTAAACCCTACGGTTTGGCGATTAAGATGAGCAATGCTCAAGCAGTGGGTCTTGTTCCGGATGAAACTTTTGAGTGCATAGAATATTCGTTTTCGAGTGGCAAAGAAGAGGTATTGATTTCAATGAAACCTCGAATATCTGTTGTCTCGAAAGGGGCACTTTATATTAAAGAAAGAGAGACAGGGGTAAAGGTTGGGTTGTTGCGAGATAACTACGACCTTTTTTCGTCAGATAAATTAAGATATAAAACATATAATCGTTGCGTGATATTTTTATTTGGCTCCAATGGAGCATTGCTCCACGAACAACCATTACAAATAACTTTGAGTGGTGCTTCTGGTGCTAGCTTCAATAAAGCTTATGCCGCCTACGATCGGGGCATGTTATCTGGAGGGTTTGCCTACGATTTGCAAACTGCATATTCTAGTTTCCGTGAGCAGAAGCCTTCTGGAAAAGGCCAGCTTTTTTATGCTCATGGAATTTTTTGTCCCATATTTGATTGTGAAGAAAAAGTTGTTGGCGATAATACTTTTGCGATCGCTACAGTTGCAGATTACGAACATCCAACTGCAACAAACTTATCGCAATATTTGATCCGAAATGGAACGCCAGAATCAAACATAATTACCGAGAATTTTGAGAAACACAAAGATTTTGGTAAAGAAACAGCAATTGGCGCTCCATCTACACGACCTATGGCTACTGTATCTAGTGGGTTTAATCAAAGTTATGGAGATGAGGATGACGATTCGATTCCTTGGGGTTGA
- a CDS encoding helix-turn-helix domain-containing protein: protein MSKKYYKVFTLRTEEFDSPYHLQGHLIRMARVNKRLTQEGLAKLLNESLSKVRTIEVNGADGVILVKLIKLLKLDESYFMFEDGDED from the coding sequence TTGAGTAAAAAATACTATAAGGTTTTTACCCTGCGTACTGAAGAATTTGACTCCCCTTATCATTTGCAGGGACATCTGATCAGAATGGCCAGGGTGAATAAAAGACTAACTCAAGAGGGGTTGGCAAAACTTTTGAATGAGAGTTTGTCAAAAGTTCGCACGATAGAGGTAAATGGTGCTGATGGTGTGATTTTAGTCAAACTTATCAAGCTACTTAAGCTTGATGAAAGCTATTTTATGTTTGAGGATGGGGATGAGGATTGA
- a CDS encoding IS1 family transposase, translating to MFGGHYRRDVERRQQKEREHKKAEQQRAEQEKANEKRGLDWNPPLDITNCPICGSDRITPLKEESEATKRYRCNSCLRSVSSTTGTLAHKTHLPPETRQSLYQSYKKRESIRTAVSSTGVNKNTVCHWYEIFRKSEAQTGDDADDPEREETTYKTKNSYANHPMYQGQVDSDKTSELIRRGEINSDCYVDKRGNIRDGMNRIVDSI from the coding sequence ATGTTTGGTGGGCATTATCGGCGCGACGTTGAACGTCGCCAACAGAAAGAACGCGAACACAAAAAAGCAGAACAGCAAAGAGCCGAGCAAGAAAAAGCAAATGAAAAAAGAGGTTTGGATTGGAATCCTCCTCTAGATATTACAAATTGTCCGATATGCGGTAGCGATAGGATAACTCCTTTAAAAGAGGAGAGTGAAGCTACTAAAAGGTATCGTTGTAATTCATGTCTAAGGTCAGTTTCTAGTACTACTGGGACGCTGGCACATAAAACCCATTTACCACCAGAGACTCGCCAAAGCCTTTATCAATCCTATAAAAAGCGAGAAAGTATTAGAACTGCTGTTAGTTCAACTGGTGTTAATAAGAATACCGTTTGTCATTGGTATGAAATCTTCAGAAAGTCTGAAGCACAGACAGGTGACGATGCAGACGATCCTGAGCGAGAAGAAACCACCTATAAAACCAAGAATAGCTATGCCAACCATCCCATGTACCAAGGACAAGTAGATTCTGATAAAACATCAGAATTAATTAGGCGAGGGGAGATAAATTCCGATTGCTATGTGGACAAACGAGGGAATATCCGAGATGGCATGAATAGGATTGTCGATTCGATTTAA
- the tnpA gene encoding IS200/IS605 family transposase, with protein sequence MNRNSLRKGAHVVFDIHLHMVFVTKFRRLVFTKAMLADMEPIFVRVLTANQCILEEFNGEPDHVHLLVNLHPDNNISDLMASLKSASSRILRQQYKSEIGKFYWGEKVKLWHDSKCVVSCGGAPLEIVKDYIKEQSGGKE encoded by the coding sequence GTGAACAGAAATAGTTTAAGGAAAGGAGCGCACGTAGTTTTTGATATTCATTTACACATGGTTTTTGTAACTAAGTTCCGTAGGTTAGTTTTTACAAAAGCTATGCTTGCAGATATGGAACCTATTTTCGTGCGGGTATTGACCGCTAATCAGTGCATCCTTGAAGAATTTAATGGGGAGCCTGATCATGTGCATTTACTCGTAAACCTACATCCAGACAACAATATCTCTGATTTGATGGCTTCACTTAAATCTGCTTCTAGCAGGATTTTAAGACAACAATACAAGTCAGAAATAGGTAAGTTTTACTGGGGTGAAAAAGTTAAACTATGGCATGACTCTAAATGCGTAGTTTCATGTGGAGGAGCGCCATTGGAAATAGTTAAAGACTATATTAAAGAGCAATCAGGCGGCAAAGAATGA
- a CDS encoding RNA-guided endonuclease TnpB family protein has translation MPYGCQQILLNPDDDLKAILEFLCSEATKLSNCGTYYARQLYFKTGKFPSKFDLNNELSNNIHFAAMYSQAAQQCLMSVAESFKSFVGLLKGIKNGTVTQKPKLPGYRDGGLSLVTYPAQAIKLNPKGLRFPLGSKVKTWFGIAEFYLPMPSNLDHKQIREYRILPRNGEFYLELVYKLPTIQSGADFSKCLGIDPGLNNWLTCVSNVGTSLIVDGLHLKSLNQWYNKRVSVLKENQLQGFWSKQLALITEKRNRQVRDAVNKAARLILNHCLDNNIGTVVFGWNEGQRQNINLGSKTNQKFVQIPTARLKGRIAQLCQQYGLRFEETEESYTSKASFLDSDLLPTFGEKPEGWKESGKRVKRGLYACANGTKINADCNGAANILRKVAVKLGLDLSRISSGDLIAPLRVRFWIS, from the coding sequence ATGCCGTATGGTTGCCAACAAATACTATTAAATCCTGACGATGATTTGAAGGCAATTTTAGAGTTTTTGTGTAGTGAAGCGACAAAACTCTCTAATTGCGGAACGTACTATGCGCGTCAACTTTACTTTAAAACGGGTAAATTCCCTAGCAAATTTGATTTAAACAATGAGCTATCCAACAATATTCACTTTGCAGCAATGTACTCTCAAGCAGCACAACAATGCTTAATGAGTGTGGCAGAGTCATTTAAATCGTTTGTGGGGCTACTTAAGGGGATAAAAAACGGTACTGTAACGCAAAAACCTAAGCTTCCGGGTTATCGAGATGGCGGATTAAGTTTGGTGACATATCCGGCTCAAGCTATAAAACTAAACCCTAAGGGGCTGCGATTCCCTCTGGGTAGTAAGGTTAAAACATGGTTTGGAATAGCAGAGTTTTACTTACCAATGCCATCTAACCTTGACCACAAGCAAATTAGAGAGTATCGAATTCTCCCTAGAAACGGTGAATTCTATCTTGAGCTTGTCTACAAACTTCCGACCATTCAATCTGGCGCAGATTTCAGCAAGTGCCTTGGCATCGATCCAGGACTTAATAATTGGTTAACCTGCGTCAGCAATGTTGGTACATCTTTAATAGTGGATGGACTGCATCTTAAAAGTTTGAATCAGTGGTACAACAAACGAGTGTCTGTTCTTAAAGAGAATCAACTACAAGGATTCTGGAGCAAACAATTAGCTCTTATCACCGAGAAACGAAATAGGCAAGTTAGAGATGCGGTCAACAAAGCTGCTCGACTAATATTAAATCATTGTCTTGACAACAATATAGGAACAGTTGTCTTTGGGTGGAATGAAGGTCAGCGCCAAAACATCAATCTTGGCAGCAAGACCAATCAAAAGTTTGTGCAAATTCCTACTGCTAGGCTGAAAGGTAGAATCGCTCAACTCTGTCAACAATACGGATTAAGGTTTGAGGAAACAGAAGAAAGTTACACCAGTAAAGCAAGTTTTTTAGACTCTGATTTGCTACCTACATTCGGCGAAAAACCTGAAGGGTGGAAAGAGTCTGGTAAACGAGTTAAACGTGGTTTGTATGCTTGTGCAAATGGTACAAAAATAAATGCTGATTGCAACGGCGCAGCAAATATTTTAAGAAAAGTAGCGGTGAAGCTTGGGTTAGACCTAAGTAGAATCAGTAGCGGTGATTTGATAGCGCCCTTAAGAGTCCGTTTCTGGATTTCTTAA
- a CDS encoding FHA domain-containing protein, translating to MEVKQKMQEEFYLKLFLIGGEVLRINLGRQTHLIGRNKNLTSYIEENFICLNYGFISRLHSSLVMYENKEDDTYYYVIWDGVPLEKRSKSGVFVNGKRIHWTRLESGDVITFAESESGDSFPRLIFTTDNINLSGEEETAAHEIGNNA from the coding sequence ATGGAAGTAAAACAGAAAATGCAGGAAGAATTTTACTTAAAGCTATTTTTAATCGGTGGCGAAGTATTAAGAATCAACCTGGGACGACAAACTCATTTGATCGGTAGGAATAAAAATCTTACTTCTTACATTGAGGAAAACTTTATTTGCTTGAATTACGGTTTTATTTCTAGATTGCACTCTTCTTTGGTGATGTATGAGAACAAAGAAGATGATACTTATTACTACGTGATTTGGGATGGTGTTCCTTTAGAAAAAAGAAGTAAATCTGGTGTTTTTGTAAATGGCAAGAGAATTCACTGGACTCGCTTGGAATCGGGAGATGTGATCACTTTTGCAGAGTCAGAGTCAGGCGATTCTTTCCCTAGACTGATATTCACGACAGATAACATTAATTTGTCCGGCGAGGAGGAAACAGCAGCACATGAAATTGGAAACAATGCGTAA
- the iscB gene encoding RNA-guided endonuclease IscB — translation MSKVFVIDSEKRPLNPIHPAQARQLLRNKKAAIYRQFPFTLILAKSVPETPVSPLRLKLDPGAKVTGIALVNDASGEVVFAAELKHRGFAIRDVLTSRRQLRRGRRARKTRYRQPRFLNRTRPDGWLAPSLQSRVDNIETWIKKLRQFAPIEAISQELVRFDMQLMRNPDIQGEEYQQGTLQGYETREYLLEKWGRQCAYCGVKDVPFQVEHIHPRAKGGSNSISNLTLSCEKCNTKKGTKDIKDFLKKDPSKLTKILAQAKKPLADAAAVNTTRWALLETLKSTRLPVETGSGGLTKFNRSQQMLEKRHWLDAACVGKSTPVLIIKGIKPLLITANGHGSRQSCRTDKFGFPSRHVPREKIHFGFQTGDIVKAVVTTGKKIGNYVGKVAIRSSGSFNISTKNGLIQGISHNFCLRIHAKDGYSYAI, via the coding sequence ATGTCCAAAGTATTTGTAATTGATTCCGAGAAACGACCGCTAAATCCAATTCATCCAGCGCAAGCGAGGCAATTACTAAGAAACAAAAAAGCAGCAATTTATAGGCAATTCCCGTTCACTTTGATTCTTGCTAAATCCGTTCCAGAAACCCCTGTGTCACCACTAAGATTAAAACTTGACCCAGGTGCTAAAGTAACAGGAATTGCATTAGTCAATGATGCGAGTGGAGAGGTTGTATTTGCTGCTGAATTAAAGCATCGGGGTTTTGCGATTAGGGATGTTTTGACATCTAGACGGCAGCTAAGACGTGGTAGACGTGCTAGAAAAACTCGTTACAGGCAACCAAGATTTTTGAACAGAACCCGTCCAGATGGATGGTTAGCGCCTAGCTTACAAAGTCGGGTCGATAACATCGAAACTTGGATTAAAAAGCTTCGTCAATTTGCACCAATTGAGGCTATTAGCCAAGAGTTAGTACGCTTCGATATGCAACTGATGCGGAATCCAGATATTCAGGGTGAGGAGTATCAGCAAGGTACTTTACAAGGCTACGAAACGAGAGAATATTTACTTGAAAAATGGGGCAGGCAATGCGCTTATTGCGGAGTTAAAGACGTTCCTTTTCAGGTGGAACATATTCATCCCAGAGCAAAAGGTGGCAGTAATTCTATATCAAATCTTACTCTAAGTTGCGAAAAATGTAACACCAAGAAAGGAACTAAGGATATTAAAGATTTTCTGAAAAAAGACCCATCTAAATTAACAAAAATCTTGGCGCAAGCTAAAAAACCATTGGCAGATGCTGCCGCAGTAAATACAACTAGATGGGCATTACTTGAAACCTTAAAATCAACTCGACTACCAGTAGAAACTGGTTCCGGTGGTTTAACTAAATTTAACCGCAGTCAACAAATGCTTGAAAAAAGACACTGGTTAGATGCGGCGTGTGTCGGTAAGTCAACGCCAGTATTGATTATTAAAGGTATTAAACCATTGCTAATCACAGCTAATGGTCACGGGTCTAGGCAATCATGTAGAACCGATAAGTTTGGTTTTCCAAGTAGGCACGTACCCAGAGAGAAAATACATTTTGGTTTTCAAACTGGAGATATTGTTAAAGCAGTAGTTACTACTGGTAAAAAGATTGGTAATTATGTTGGAAAAGTAGCTATTCGCTCATCAGGTAGTTTCAATATTTCGACCAAGAACGGATTGATTCAAGGAATATCTCACAACTTTTGTCTTCGTATTCATGCAAAGGATGGCTATTCGTATGCAATTTAA